A DNA window from Paenibacillus andongensis contains the following coding sequences:
- a CDS encoding DUF4132 domain-containing protein: MLFFQREDETTKQLELMIFEKLDKAPRERRMTYQEIGALLDQIYAQETGDSYFAPFVSILKQKAGEYPAEIMRYLSIHITEYPYSTGYVRRPYRTKNPRVHVENMVRKLFALYDLTRTNFSLIEYLTTPINQIDSSMVSYMLAFELDQNNRKVFDALKEILFGDNNTALLNRAMIRGIFFCHQEEAHQMLSQMLIAARLQEGLRQSIVESMDEGTIEALTYLLKVIIDNDFIRYSSVIRALDVWTGLALEAANTRVVKQCIEYAHTCLNDDDLCHEWSGSNDVHKLYFSLWATAAREEDRLHDLIKHIMENGATYQKITVQYFLAQSQNNELRFSLSVPYIAQSDLELQSLVIANYVYKWSSIWRAHPDYETIKNKPIVERVAILERKEERVRQFELFKTMLVHMPKQEVVEKSKVFDWMTYSHSTDAIANKMLYLTAYDLDSDLTAQVIALKDRVSPDLRNALIRSFTSDVTNPVQRQFLLDSLSDKSISNREAALTRINEMKITPLDAEMIQGLLKLKTGALRQSAIKILLKQDLDQLDHSIEMLLESPVELQRLGALEMLCVLKEDDQRVTQFERVKHHVASIKEPSDKERLLVDRLHQEEQKGLHNGFGLFDLNREQDLHKLPDYPDVRVKDFFEMSIAKIKAFLQGLSDLIHTNRDYEYTVEGYAGSKENHLLGARLDRLKGYQKQEREKTYLEGYPLAEVWEHYLQESECTPQELTQIAFYFTSEPLYKYVTDKLISWEMNRYKPLGEWGKEFISELYPMETIHAFFEFIPNLPYLQQVRQILFAYFHDSDKEERFSMSSKILNKIIGALQRMELEENSKAWSSLTSPWSSWSGSLTYDDHSFLEYFAMTLNLDRLTHYEDFHPELKEFVRAHDLGLIDDDELYRELMTRKRRSQQHIRTITEKRIDFVKENSSIHRFKEKVLSVILELELNRGDLPTDVSDLAMGISYYEGIEYFIAILSGLDQDAFVRGYIYGNRTKKEALSHLLRVCHPKEGDDAQKLAEMLKGKSISDKRLLEAAMYAPQWIELVSEHLKWNGLRSAAWYFHAHVNDSFSAEKETIVAHYSPISPAEFNDGAFDIHWFKDAYQELGEKRFNVLYQCAKYISAGANHRRSQLFADAVLGKLDLNEIRASVEAKRNKDHLLSYSLIPIGQDRDRDVLGRYEYIQQFLKESKKFGAQRSASEAKAAIIALDNLSRNAGYQDVIRLKWDMEARKMEEILHLLEPMVIDDMEVKLVIDESGRADIEVAKQGKILKSLPSKYNKHPYIVSLKETVTSLRDQYKRAKSEFEKCMESESTFTLKELSSLLKNPTIAPLLRTLVFKTGDRLGFYEDGHLVDATGGGAYPLSTEDILCIAHPFHLYKSGEWSLYQKSLFDRQLKQPFKQVFRELYLPNKDELENGSVTRRYAGHQIQPKRAAALLKTRLWTVSYEEGLQKVFHKENIIAQVYALADWFSPSDIEAPTLETVSFMDRKTYKPLEISSIPGIIFSEIMRDVDLVVSIAHAGGVDPEASLTTIELRKAIVIESLRLMKITNVRLEGNFARITGTLGEYGVHLGSGTVQKQAAGTLYILPVHSQHRGKLFLPFMDEDPKTSEILSKIVMLAQDTKIKDPHILEQLKGVQHV, translated from the coding sequence CTAGGACCAACTTTTCGCTCATAGAGTACCTCACGACACCAATCAACCAAATTGACAGTTCGATGGTTTCCTATATGCTTGCTTTTGAACTAGATCAAAACAATCGTAAAGTGTTTGATGCCCTTAAGGAGATTTTATTTGGAGATAACAACACTGCTCTACTGAATCGGGCTATGATTCGAGGCATCTTCTTCTGCCATCAAGAAGAGGCTCATCAAATGCTCAGCCAGATGCTGATCGCTGCGCGACTGCAGGAGGGCTTGCGCCAAAGTATCGTCGAATCCATGGACGAGGGCACGATTGAAGCCTTGACGTATTTACTTAAGGTCATTATCGACAATGATTTCATCCGTTACAGCTCCGTCATTCGTGCACTGGATGTATGGACGGGCCTTGCGCTTGAAGCGGCTAATACCAGGGTCGTCAAGCAATGCATCGAGTATGCGCACACGTGTTTGAACGATGACGATCTTTGTCATGAGTGGTCGGGAAGTAATGATGTTCATAAGCTGTATTTCTCCCTATGGGCTACGGCCGCTAGAGAAGAGGATCGACTCCATGACCTAATCAAGCACATTATGGAAAATGGCGCAACGTACCAAAAAATCACAGTTCAATATTTCCTGGCACAAAGTCAAAATAACGAACTGCGTTTTTCCCTTTCCGTTCCCTATATAGCGCAATCCGACTTGGAGCTGCAGTCGCTTGTCATTGCCAATTACGTGTATAAGTGGTCAAGCATTTGGCGAGCTCATCCGGATTATGAAACCATAAAAAACAAACCTATCGTCGAACGAGTCGCCATACTAGAAAGGAAAGAGGAGAGGGTCCGGCAATTCGAGCTATTTAAAACGATGCTGGTCCACATGCCGAAGCAGGAGGTGGTGGAAAAGTCGAAAGTTTTTGACTGGATGACATATTCCCACTCCACCGATGCAATCGCCAATAAGATGCTGTATCTCACGGCTTATGATCTGGACTCTGATTTGACCGCTCAGGTTATAGCCCTTAAGGATCGGGTCAGTCCCGACCTACGTAATGCTTTGATCCGGTCCTTTACGAGCGATGTAACCAATCCGGTGCAGAGACAGTTTCTTTTGGACTCCTTATCCGATAAAAGTATATCCAATCGTGAAGCGGCGTTAACTAGAATTAACGAAATGAAGATTACTCCGCTGGATGCCGAAATGATTCAAGGTCTTTTAAAACTAAAGACCGGCGCGCTTCGGCAAAGCGCCATCAAGATTCTGCTAAAGCAGGACTTAGATCAGCTTGACCATTCCATTGAAATGCTTCTCGAGAGTCCAGTGGAGCTGCAGCGTTTAGGCGCTTTGGAGATGCTCTGTGTGTTGAAGGAAGATGATCAGCGAGTTACCCAGTTTGAGCGGGTGAAGCATCACGTTGCGTCCATTAAGGAGCCATCTGATAAAGAGCGTTTACTGGTAGATCGCTTGCATCAAGAGGAGCAGAAGGGCCTCCATAACGGTTTCGGTTTATTCGATCTAAATAGGGAACAGGACCTCCACAAGCTTCCGGACTATCCAGATGTCCGCGTAAAAGACTTCTTTGAGATGTCGATCGCAAAGATCAAAGCGTTTCTACAAGGCTTATCGGATTTGATCCATACAAATCGGGACTATGAATATACAGTCGAAGGGTATGCAGGCAGTAAGGAGAACCATCTGCTGGGAGCAAGGTTGGATCGTCTAAAGGGATACCAGAAGCAAGAGCGTGAAAAGACATACTTGGAAGGTTATCCGCTAGCGGAAGTATGGGAGCACTACCTACAAGAGAGCGAATGTACGCCTCAAGAGCTCACTCAGATTGCTTTTTATTTCACTTCGGAACCCCTTTATAAGTACGTTACGGATAAACTGATAAGCTGGGAAATGAATCGGTATAAGCCATTGGGAGAATGGGGGAAGGAATTTATATCGGAACTGTATCCAATGGAAACGATTCATGCTTTCTTTGAATTTATCCCTAACCTGCCGTATCTCCAGCAAGTTCGGCAAATCCTATTTGCCTACTTCCATGACAGTGATAAGGAAGAACGGTTCTCTATGTCCAGCAAGATCCTAAATAAAATCATCGGAGCTTTGCAAAGGATGGAGCTGGAGGAAAACTCGAAAGCGTGGTCTAGCCTTACGTCACCATGGAGCTCCTGGTCTGGCAGTCTCACCTATGACGATCATTCATTTCTTGAGTATTTCGCGATGACGCTGAATCTCGATAGGCTTACTCATTATGAAGATTTTCACCCGGAGCTCAAAGAGTTTGTCCGAGCACATGATTTGGGCCTCATTGATGATGATGAACTTTATAGAGAACTCATGACTCGAAAACGAAGGAGCCAGCAGCACATCAGAACGATCACCGAGAAGAGGATCGACTTTGTGAAGGAAAATTCCTCGATACATAGGTTTAAGGAGAAAGTACTCTCCGTAATTCTGGAATTGGAACTGAATCGTGGTGATTTACCAACGGACGTATCCGACCTCGCGATGGGTATAAGCTATTATGAGGGGATCGAATACTTCATAGCCATTTTATCTGGCCTCGACCAGGATGCGTTTGTGCGTGGTTATATTTACGGCAATCGGACCAAGAAGGAGGCTCTTAGCCATCTTCTTCGCGTCTGTCATCCGAAAGAAGGCGACGATGCTCAGAAGCTCGCAGAAATGCTGAAAGGGAAAAGCATTTCCGATAAGCGGCTGCTGGAGGCAGCGATGTACGCTCCGCAATGGATCGAGCTTGTATCCGAGCATTTGAAGTGGAACGGACTTCGAAGCGCCGCGTGGTACTTTCATGCCCACGTCAATGATAGCTTCTCCGCAGAGAAAGAAACGATAGTCGCCCACTATTCACCGATCTCGCCTGCGGAATTCAACGATGGGGCATTCGATATCCATTGGTTCAAGGATGCTTATCAGGAATTAGGCGAGAAGCGATTCAACGTGCTGTATCAATGTGCCAAATATATTTCCGCAGGAGCCAATCACCGTAGGTCCCAGTTGTTCGCGGATGCTGTTCTTGGCAAACTGGACCTGAATGAAATCCGGGCTTCTGTGGAGGCCAAGCGGAATAAAGACCATCTGCTTAGTTACAGCTTAATTCCGATTGGCCAAGATCGCGACCGGGATGTGCTCGGAAGATATGAATATATTCAGCAATTTCTCAAAGAGAGCAAGAAATTCGGTGCGCAGCGCAGTGCCAGCGAAGCAAAAGCTGCGATCATTGCACTCGATAATTTGTCTCGAAACGCAGGGTACCAAGATGTGATTCGGCTCAAATGGGATATGGAAGCACGGAAAATGGAAGAGATACTTCATCTACTCGAGCCGATGGTGATTGATGATATGGAAGTGAAGCTTGTTATCGATGAGTCCGGCCGAGCAGACATTGAGGTAGCCAAGCAAGGCAAGATACTGAAATCCTTGCCCTCCAAGTACAACAAGCACCCTTATATTGTTTCCTTGAAAGAAACGGTCACTAGCTTAAGGGATCAATATAAGCGGGCGAAGAGCGAATTTGAGAAATGTATGGAATCGGAGAGCACCTTTACACTTAAAGAGCTTTCGAGTTTGTTGAAGAATCCTACAATCGCTCCTCTTCTTCGAACACTTGTCTTTAAAACCGGAGATAGACTCGGGTTCTATGAAGACGGTCATTTAGTCGACGCGACTGGCGGTGGAGCTTACCCTTTGTCCACTGAAGATATTCTTTGCATTGCGCACCCATTCCATCTGTATAAAAGCGGAGAGTGGAGCCTGTACCAGAAGTCTCTTTTCGATCGGCAGTTGAAACAGCCGTTCAAACAAGTATTCAGAGAGCTGTATTTGCCAAATAAAGACGAGTTGGAGAACGGTTCAGTTACGAGACGGTACGCCGGCCATCAAATTCAGCCAAAGCGGGCTGCCGCTCTGCTGAAAACTAGGCTTTGGACAGTCAGCTACGAAGAGGGATTGCAGAAGGTATTCCATAAAGAGAATATCATTGCACAGGTATATGCCTTAGCGGACTGGTTCTCACCTTCAGATATCGAGGCGCCTACCCTTGAGACTGTCTCTTTCATGGATCGCAAAACATATAAGCCGCTTGAAATCAGCAGCATTCCTGGCATTATCTTCTCGGAAATTATGCGGGATGTGGATCTGGTCGTGAGTATAGCACACGCTGGCGGTGTTGATCCTGAAGCGAGCCTAACAACGATTGAACTTCGAAAAGCAATCGTCATTGAATCTTTGAGGCTCATGAAGATTACCAACGTACGCTTGGAAGGAAACTTCGCCCGAATTACCGGAACGCTTGGAGAATACGGGGTTCATCTAGGGAGCGGAACAGTACAGAAGCAAGCTGCCGGCACTCTGTATATCTTGCCTGTCCATTCCCAACATCGTGGCAAGTTATTTCTTCCGTTTATGGATGAAGACCCAAAAACATCAGAGATACTGTCCAAAATAGTGATGCTCGCACAAGATACGAAAATCAAAGATCCGCATATTTTGGAACAGCTTAAAGGGGTGCAACACGTTTAA
- the cysD gene encoding sulfate adenylyltransferase subunit CysD, which yields MEKMMLDSIQEMTHLDQLEAEAIYIIREVAAECENPVMLYSIGKDSSVMLHLALKAFYPEKPPFPFMHIDTTWKFKEMIEFRDRKAKEFGIKMIVHSNQEGIEQGINPMDHGSAYTDIMKTQALKQGLDKYGFTAAFGGGRRDEEKSRAKERIFSFRNKNHAWDPKNQRPEMWKLFNTRINKGESIRVFPISNWTEKDIWQYIRRENIDIVPLYFAKERPVVNRDGHMVMVDDDRLRLEPHEKVEMKKMRFRTLGCYPLTGGAESEADTIDAIIEETLGAVSSERTTRVIDQEAAGSMERRKREGYF from the coding sequence ATGGAAAAAATGATGCTTGATTCCATACAAGAAATGACGCATCTGGATCAACTCGAGGCTGAAGCGATTTATATTATACGAGAAGTAGCGGCGGAATGTGAAAATCCCGTGATGCTGTATTCGATCGGGAAGGATAGCTCGGTGATGCTGCATTTGGCGCTGAAGGCTTTTTATCCTGAGAAGCCGCCATTTCCTTTCATGCATATTGATACAACGTGGAAGTTTAAAGAAATGATCGAATTCCGCGATCGCAAAGCAAAAGAATTCGGGATCAAGATGATTGTTCACTCCAATCAGGAAGGGATTGAGCAAGGGATCAACCCAATGGATCATGGTTCCGCGTATACGGATATTATGAAAACCCAAGCTCTGAAGCAGGGATTGGACAAATACGGATTTACGGCTGCTTTTGGCGGCGGAAGACGTGATGAGGAGAAGTCGCGCGCGAAAGAGCGGATTTTCTCGTTCCGGAATAAAAACCATGCGTGGGATCCGAAAAACCAACGGCCGGAAATGTGGAAACTTTTCAACACAAGAATTAATAAAGGAGAAAGCATCCGCGTCTTCCCAATATCCAATTGGACAGAAAAAGATATTTGGCAATACATTCGCAGAGAAAACATTGATATTGTACCTCTCTATTTTGCAAAAGAAAGACCCGTCGTCAATCGCGATGGACATATGGTCATGGTGGATGATGATCGCTTGAGACTCGAACCTCATGAAAAAGTTGAAATGAAGAAGATGCGGTTTCGCACATTAGGCTGCTATCCTCTTACTGGCGGAGCTGAGTCGGAGGCGGATACGATAGATGCCATTATCGAAGAAACGCTTGGTGCGGTTTCATCCGAACGGACAACTCGAGTTATTGACCAAGAAGCGGCGGGAAGCATGGAAAGACGTAAACGGGAGGGTTATTTCTAA